The Luteimonas sp. YGD11-2 genome has a window encoding:
- a CDS encoding DUF763 domain-containing protein, which produces MSRRTGSADLPLHGGRVPAWLGQRMTRLGAVLCEAIVIEYGRDELLRRLAHPFWFQSFGAVMGMDWHSSGITTSVIGALKRGLAPLSGELGIHVCGGRGRHSRSTPAELMAVGERTGVDGAALARTSRLVAKVDSAAVQDGFDLYLHGFIVADDGRWVVVQQGMHGGRGQARRYHWLSEGLESFVDAPHAAIDGPGQGRIVNLADRRAAASREAQVTLLAAMGPDAIAREFARLGVDAATVAPVAAQEHSSPRTASSAAGPVRRRRRTDVVTGDLFGDTTPAAPAPASPPAGLPHLSLPDHHEVRASDLVLRRLHGNLAAAAEAGPRDFTGLLQVPGVGARTVRALALVAEVVHGIPCRFTDPARFSLAHGGKDRHPFPVPTKVFDHTIEVMKQAVGQAKLGNEERLAAIRRLDAQSRTLEATATGPTLDAFLADERAQSHRYGGRSVFGWEPAPAAPAAPRRRGTG; this is translated from the coding sequence ATGTCACGACGTACCGGCAGCGCCGATCTTCCGCTCCACGGCGGGCGTGTGCCCGCGTGGCTGGGTCAGCGGATGACGCGGCTGGGCGCGGTGTTGTGCGAGGCCATCGTCATCGAGTACGGCCGCGACGAGCTGCTGCGCAGGCTCGCCCATCCGTTCTGGTTCCAGAGCTTCGGCGCGGTGATGGGCATGGACTGGCATTCGTCCGGCATCACCACCAGCGTGATCGGCGCGCTCAAGCGTGGGTTGGCGCCGCTGTCGGGCGAGCTCGGCATCCACGTGTGCGGCGGCCGTGGCCGTCATTCGCGCAGCACCCCTGCCGAACTGATGGCGGTGGGCGAGCGCACCGGCGTCGATGGTGCCGCACTGGCGCGCACGAGCCGGCTGGTGGCCAAGGTGGACAGCGCCGCGGTGCAGGACGGCTTCGACCTCTACCTGCACGGTTTCATCGTCGCCGACGACGGCAGGTGGGTGGTGGTGCAGCAGGGCATGCACGGCGGGCGTGGACAGGCGCGGCGTTACCACTGGCTGTCGGAAGGACTGGAGAGCTTCGTCGATGCGCCGCATGCGGCGATCGACGGTCCCGGGCAGGGGCGGATCGTCAATCTCGCCGATCGCCGTGCGGCCGCCTCGCGCGAGGCGCAGGTCACGCTGCTGGCGGCGATGGGGCCGGATGCGATCGCCCGCGAGTTCGCCCGTCTGGGTGTGGACGCGGCGACCGTCGCTCCGGTTGCTGCGCAGGAACATTCCTCGCCGCGGACTGCCTCGTCCGCTGCCGGGCCGGTGCGCCGGCGGCGCCGCACGGATGTCGTCACCGGCGACCTGTTCGGCGACACCACCCCCGCGGCACCGGCCCCCGCATCACCGCCTGCCGGCCTGCCGCACCTGTCGCTGCCCGACCACCACGAGGTGCGCGCCAGCGATCTCGTGCTGCGGCGCCTGCACGGCAATCTGGCCGCGGCTGCCGAGGCCGGCCCGCGCGACTTCACCGGACTGCTGCAGGTGCCCGGCGTGGGGGCGCGCACGGTGCGTGCGCTGGCGCTGGTGGCCGAGGTGGTGCATGGCATTCCATGCCGGTTCACCGATCCGGCGCGGTTCTCGCTGGCGCATGGCGGCAAGGACCGGCATCCGTTCCCGGTGCCGACGAAGGTGTTCGACCACACCATCGAGGTGATGAAGCAGGCGGTCGGCCAGGCGAAGCTTGGCAACGAGGAGCGGCTGGCGGCGATCCGCAGGCTGGATGCGCAGTCGCGCACGCTGGAAGCGACCGCCACCGGGCCGACGCTGGATGCTTTCCTCGCCGACGAGCGCGCGCAGTCGCACCGCTACGGCGGGCGGAGCGTGTTCGGCTGGGAACCGGCACCGGCCGCGCCGGCGGCCCCGCGTCGTCGCGGTACCGGCTGA
- a CDS encoding DNA polymerase Y family protein, which yields MLWACILLPQLALDAVLRRCPDPDAPLALVTGPAQLRSLHAVNATAAAAGLRPGQRLVAAQALLPGFAMVEHAPAREAAAQQFLAGWAYRHSSLVSTAWPGAIVLEARASFRLFGPWPRFERRLREELVALGFRHRIALAPTPRAARVLAGLRDGFAVTHADAMARVLDPVPVRRAALPGDDGERLHRMGVRTLGTLRGLPTDTVRRRFGAGVLDHLQRLYGEADDPLPWYAPPDRFDARIEMGYEVENHMALLFPLRRMIGDLCTALSIRDGGVQRFELRLEHEQGHTTVDVGLLAPERDPALLFEVARSRLERVEVTRPVVALRLHAASLPPFVPASRDLFDQRLQQGTPWPQLRERLRGRLGDAAVYRLAPADDPRPERAWRRVDGEADASPAAPPRPPRPGWLLPQPLPLRDSRIDILHGPERLESGWWDGDDVRRDYYVVRTSLGQRAWAYTPAGQRDGWMLHGWFG from the coding sequence ATGCTCTGGGCCTGCATCCTCCTGCCGCAACTGGCGCTCGACGCCGTCCTTCGCCGTTGCCCTGATCCGGACGCACCGCTGGCGCTGGTCACCGGCCCGGCGCAGCTGCGCAGCCTGCATGCGGTGAATGCCACCGCGGCCGCTGCCGGCCTGCGTCCCGGCCAGCGGCTGGTCGCCGCGCAGGCGCTGTTGCCCGGCTTCGCCATGGTCGAGCACGCCCCCGCGCGCGAAGCCGCGGCGCAGCAGTTCCTGGCCGGCTGGGCCTATCGCCACAGCTCGCTGGTCAGCACCGCCTGGCCGGGAGCGATCGTGCTCGAGGCCCGCGCCAGCTTCCGCCTGTTCGGGCCGTGGCCGCGGTTCGAACGTCGCCTGCGCGAGGAACTCGTCGCGCTCGGCTTCCGCCACCGCATCGCCCTGGCACCCACGCCGCGTGCGGCGCGGGTGCTGGCCGGCCTGCGCGACGGATTCGCCGTCACCCATGCCGATGCGATGGCGCGCGTGCTCGACCCGGTGCCGGTACGGCGTGCGGCGCTGCCCGGCGATGATGGCGAACGCCTGCACCGGATGGGCGTGCGCACGCTGGGCACGCTGCGTGGCCTGCCCACCGACACCGTGCGCCGCCGCTTCGGTGCCGGCGTGCTCGACCATCTGCAGCGGTTGTATGGCGAGGCGGACGATCCGCTGCCCTGGTATGCGCCACCGGACCGCTTCGATGCCCGCATCGAGATGGGTTACGAGGTCGAAAACCACATGGCGTTGCTGTTCCCGCTGCGGCGGATGATCGGCGACCTGTGCACCGCGCTGTCGATCCGCGATGGCGGCGTGCAGCGGTTCGAGCTGCGGCTCGAGCACGAGCAGGGCCACACCACGGTGGACGTCGGCCTGCTCGCCCCCGAGCGCGATCCCGCGCTGCTGTTCGAGGTGGCGCGCAGCCGGCTGGAGCGGGTGGAGGTGACGCGCCCGGTGGTGGCACTGCGCCTGCACGCCGCGTCGCTGCCGCCGTTCGTACCCGCCAGCCGCGACCTGTTCGACCAGCGCCTGCAGCAGGGCACCCCGTGGCCGCAGTTGCGCGAGCGCCTGCGTGGCCGGCTGGGCGATGCCGCGGTGTACCGGCTCGCCCCTGCCGACGATCCACGTCCGGAACGCGCCTGGCGGCGGGTCGATGGCGAGGCGGACGCATCGCCCGCGGCGCCGCCGCGGCCGCCACGCCCGGGCTGGCTGCTGCCGCAGCCGCTGCCGCTGCGCGACAGCCGCATCGACATCCTGCACGGCCCGGAACGGCTGGAAAGCGGCTGGTGGGATGGCGACGACGTGCGTCGCGACTACTACGTGGTGCGGACGTCACTCGGCCAGCGCGCCTGGGCCTATACGCCCGCCGGCCAGCGTGACGGCTGGATGCTGCACGGGTGGTTCGGATGA
- a CDS encoding DNA-binding protein, producing MPEQKTRKAAKQAKRDGKSANTQAGEYVKEEIEHVREGKHGAKNTKQAIAIGLSKARRDGVKAKPSKTASKATKKKAAQDTKASKTTKKTSAKRSTAAKKALKTASKKTTAKKVAGKKALSTQAKKAASKRTAADRSAAARKAAKTKGSAGRKAAAKKAARTRRKSD from the coding sequence ATGCCGGAACAGAAGACCCGCAAGGCCGCCAAGCAGGCCAAGCGCGATGGCAAGTCCGCCAACACCCAGGCCGGCGAATACGTGAAGGAAGAAATCGAGCACGTGCGCGAAGGCAAGCACGGCGCGAAGAACACCAAGCAGGCGATCGCGATCGGCCTGTCCAAGGCACGCCGGGACGGGGTCAAGGCCAAGCCGTCGAAGACCGCGTCGAAGGCGACGAAGAAGAAGGCGGCGCAGGACACGAAGGCTTCGAAGACGACGAAGAAGACCTCGGCCAAGCGTTCCACCGCGGCGAAGAAGGCGCTCAAGACCGCCAGCAAAAAAACCACCGCGAAGAAGGTCGCCGGCAAGAAGGCGCTGTCGACGCAGGCGAAGAAGGCCGCCTCGAAACGCACCGCCGCGGACCGTTCCGCCGCAGCCAGGAAGGCGGCGAAGACCAAGGGCTCGGCAGGTCGCAAGGCCGCGGCAAAGAAGGCCGCGCGTACGCGCAGGAAGTCGGACTGA
- the imuA gene encoding translesion DNA synthesis-associated protein ImuA: MGEVLALDALLAARTVWPAGKSAVRMVDGESTGHAALDAVLPQGGWPRRALSELLLPADGVGELELLLPALARFTAAASPVVLVAPPYVPYAPAWQAAGVDLAWLHVVEAEPRDALWAFEQCLRSGACAAVVGWPRSADERALRRLQVAADSGDCCAFAVRDRRHAGNPSPAALRLEWVEGAWHVRKCRGGQLPSQPLQLQSAPLAAFPH; this comes from the coding sequence ATGGGCGAAGTACTGGCCCTGGATGCCTTGCTCGCCGCCCGCACCGTCTGGCCGGCGGGCAAGAGCGCGGTGCGCATGGTCGATGGCGAGTCCACCGGTCATGCCGCGCTCGATGCCGTGCTGCCGCAGGGCGGCTGGCCGCGGCGTGCGCTGAGCGAACTGCTGCTGCCGGCCGACGGCGTGGGCGAGCTGGAACTGCTGCTGCCGGCGCTGGCGCGCTTTACCGCGGCTGCCAGCCCGGTGGTGCTGGTGGCGCCGCCGTACGTGCCGTATGCGCCGGCCTGGCAGGCGGCAGGCGTCGATCTGGCCTGGTTGCACGTGGTGGAGGCCGAACCACGCGATGCGCTGTGGGCATTCGAACAGTGCCTGCGTTCGGGCGCCTGCGCGGCGGTGGTGGGCTGGCCGCGCAGCGCCGACGAGCGTGCGCTGCGCCGGCTGCAGGTGGCGGCCGACAGCGGCGATTGCTGTGCGTTCGCGGTGCGCGACCGCCGCCATGCCGGCAACCCGTCGCCGGCGGCGTTGCGGCTGGAATGGGTCGAGGGCGCCTGGCATGTACGCAAATGCCGCGGCGGGCAGCTGCCGTCCCAGCCCCTGCAACTGCAGTCGGCTCCACTGGCCGCGTTTCCGCATTGA
- a CDS encoding error-prone DNA polymerase, translating into MTGDLFDGLGRDTPGVQIPRAWAVGQRLRQAANDAVGEDDRLPAYAELHCLSDFSFLRGASSAEQLFARAAQCGYEALAITDECSLAGIVRALEASEATGIRLVVGSEFRLLDGLRFVLLVEDAQGYTQLCRLITTGRRAGGKGTYRLTRADVETLFADTAPGVFALWLPGGEPDADEGRWLQRVFGDGRTHLAVELHRERDDARRLQDLLAVSDALGMPALASGDVHMATRRERIVQDTLTAIRHNLPLAECGAHLFRNGERHLRTRRALGNIHPHHLLDCAVALARRCSFDLRTLAYRYPKELVPDGHTATTWLRQLVEEGARERWPEGTPKKVWATIEEELELIAGLGYEAFFLTVHDVVRFARGRGILCQGRGSSANSAVCYALGITAVNPDETRLLMARFLSKERNEPPDIDVDFEHERREEVIQYVYAKYGRERAALAATVISYRGKSAVRDVARVFGLPPDQITLLANCYGWGNGATPMEQRITEAGFDLANPLIQRVLYVTEQLRDHPRHLSQHVGGFVISDEPLWNLVPVENAAMAERTIIQWDKDDLETMKLLKVDCLALGMLTCIRKTLDLVRGRRGRDYDIATIPGDDKDTYAMIQIADTVGVFQIESRAQMAMLPRLKPARFYDLVIEVAIVRPGPIQGQMVHPYLRRRQGKEPILYPSPDVQAILGETLGVPLFQEQVMELVILAGYTPEEADRMRRSMAAWRRGGDMEPHRVRIRELMEGKGYAPEFIDQIFEQIKGFGSYGFPQSHSASFAKLVYASCWLKRHEPAAFACGLLNSQPMGFYSPSQIVQDARRGSAEREAVEVLPVDVMHSDWDSTLVGGRPWRNEDDRGEQPAIRLGLRQVAGLPEAVARRIVEARVQRPFFDIADLCLRAGLDEKARTALAEADALRSLSGHRNAARWAVAGIERRLPLLPGSPEEVAVELPAPRRGEELLADYHSVGLTLREHPMALLRAQMTQRRILGLRALRERRHGSGVHVAGLVTQRQRPGTAKGTIFVTLEDEDGMINVIVWPTLALRRRRALLESRLLAVRGRWERVDGVEHLIAGDLEDLSGLLGGLSLPSRDFH; encoded by the coding sequence ATGACCGGTGATCTCTTCGACGGGCTCGGCCGCGACACACCCGGAGTGCAGATCCCGCGCGCCTGGGCGGTCGGCCAGCGCCTGCGCCAGGCCGCCAACGATGCGGTGGGCGAGGACGACAGGCTGCCGGCCTATGCGGAACTGCATTGCCTGTCGGACTTCTCGTTCCTGCGTGGTGCATCGAGTGCCGAGCAGCTGTTCGCGCGCGCCGCGCAGTGCGGCTACGAGGCACTCGCGATCACCGACGAATGTTCACTGGCCGGCATCGTGCGTGCGCTCGAAGCTTCCGAGGCGACCGGCATCAGGCTGGTCGTGGGCAGCGAGTTCAGGCTGCTCGACGGCCTGCGTTTCGTGCTGCTGGTGGAGGACGCGCAGGGCTACACGCAGCTGTGCAGGCTGATCACCACCGGCCGTCGCGCCGGCGGCAAGGGCACCTACCGGCTGACGCGCGCGGACGTGGAAACGCTGTTCGCCGACACGGCGCCGGGCGTGTTCGCGCTGTGGCTGCCGGGGGGCGAGCCGGACGCGGACGAGGGCCGCTGGCTGCAGCGGGTGTTCGGCGACGGACGCACGCACCTGGCGGTGGAGCTGCACCGCGAACGCGACGATGCACGGCGGCTGCAGGACCTGCTGGCAGTGTCGGATGCACTCGGCATGCCGGCACTGGCCAGCGGCGACGTGCACATGGCCACCCGCCGCGAACGCATCGTGCAGGACACGCTGACCGCAATCCGTCACAACCTGCCGCTGGCCGAGTGCGGTGCGCACCTGTTCCGAAACGGCGAACGCCACCTGCGTACGCGGCGCGCACTGGGCAATATCCATCCGCATCACCTGCTCGATTGCGCGGTCGCACTGGCCCGGCGCTGCAGCTTCGACCTGCGCACGCTGGCCTACCGGTACCCGAAGGAACTGGTGCCCGATGGCCACACCGCCACCACCTGGTTGCGCCAGCTGGTGGAAGAAGGCGCGCGCGAACGCTGGCCGGAAGGCACGCCGAAGAAGGTGTGGGCGACGATCGAGGAGGAACTGGAACTGATCGCGGGCCTCGGCTACGAGGCGTTCTTCCTCACCGTGCACGACGTGGTCCGCTTCGCGCGCGGCCGCGGGATCCTCTGCCAGGGCCGCGGCTCGTCGGCGAATTCGGCGGTCTGCTATGCGCTCGGCATCACCGCGGTCAATCCCGACGAGACCCGCCTGCTGATGGCGCGCTTCCTGTCGAAGGAGCGCAACGAGCCGCCGGATATCGACGTCGACTTCGAGCACGAGCGACGCGAGGAAGTCATCCAGTACGTGTACGCGAAGTACGGCCGTGAGCGCGCCGCGCTGGCGGCCACGGTGATCAGCTACCGGGGCAAGAGCGCGGTGCGCGACGTGGCCCGCGTGTTCGGCCTGCCGCCCGACCAGATCACCCTGCTGGCCAACTGCTACGGCTGGGGCAACGGGGCCACGCCGATGGAGCAGCGCATCACCGAAGCCGGCTTCGATCTCGCCAATCCGCTGATCCAGCGCGTGCTCTACGTCACCGAGCAGCTGCGCGACCATCCGCGGCACCTGTCGCAGCACGTGGGCGGTTTCGTCATCTCCGACGAGCCGTTGTGGAACCTGGTGCCGGTGGAGAACGCGGCGATGGCCGAGCGCACCATCATCCAGTGGGACAAGGACGACCTGGAGACGATGAAGCTGCTCAAGGTCGATTGCCTGGCGCTGGGCATGCTGACCTGCATCCGCAAAACGCTGGACCTGGTGCGCGGGCGTCGTGGCCGCGACTACGACATCGCCACGATTCCCGGCGATGACAAGGACACCTACGCGATGATCCAGATCGCCGATACGGTCGGCGTGTTCCAGATCGAATCGCGCGCGCAGATGGCGATGCTGCCGCGGCTCAAGCCTGCGCGTTTCTACGACCTGGTGATCGAGGTGGCGATCGTGCGGCCCGGGCCGATCCAGGGGCAGATGGTGCATCCCTACCTGCGCCGCCGGCAGGGCAAGGAGCCGATCCTGTACCCGTCGCCGGACGTGCAGGCGATCCTCGGCGAAACGCTCGGCGTGCCGCTGTTCCAGGAACAGGTGATGGAACTGGTGATCCTGGCCGGCTACACGCCCGAGGAGGCCGACCGCATGCGGCGCTCGATGGCGGCGTGGCGGCGTGGCGGCGACATGGAGCCGCACCGTGTGCGCATCCGCGAACTGATGGAAGGCAAAGGTTATGCGCCGGAGTTCATCGACCAGATCTTCGAACAGATCAAGGGCTTCGGTTCGTATGGTTTCCCCCAGAGCCATTCGGCCTCGTTCGCCAAGCTGGTCTATGCCAGCTGCTGGCTCAAGCGCCACGAGCCGGCGGCCTTCGCCTGCGGCCTGCTCAATTCGCAGCCGATGGGGTTCTACTCGCCCAGCCAGATCGTGCAGGACGCACGCCGAGGCAGCGCGGAACGTGAGGCGGTAGAAGTGCTGCCGGTGGACGTGATGCACAGCGACTGGGACAGCACCCTGGTCGGTGGACGGCCATGGCGCAACGAGGACGATCGCGGCGAGCAACCGGCGATCCGCCTCGGCCTGCGCCAGGTGGCCGGGCTGCCGGAAGCGGTGGCGCGGCGCATCGTCGAGGCGCGCGTGCAGCGGCCGTTTTTCGATATCGCCGATCTGTGCCTGCGCGCCGGGCTGGACGAGAAGGCGCGCACCGCGCTGGCCGAAGCCGATGCGCTGCGGTCGCTGTCGGGCCATCGCAATGCCGCGCGCTGGGCGGTGGCCGGCATCGAACGCCGCCTGCCATTGCTGCCGGGCAGCCCGGAAGAAGTGGCAGTGGAACTGCCGGCGCCGCGACGTGGCGAGGAACTGCTGGCCGACTATCACAGCGTCGGCCTGACCCTGCGCGAACATCCGATGGCCCTGCTGCGTGCGCAGATGACCCAGCGCCGCATCCTCGGTCTGCGTGCCCTGCGCGAGCGCCGTCATGGCAGCGGCGTGCACGTGGCCGGGCTGGTCACCCAGCGCCAGCGCCCGGGCACCGCCAAGGGCACGATCTTCGTCACCCTCGAGGACGAGGACGGGATGATCAACGTGATCGTCTGGCCGACGCTGGCGCTGCGCCGCCGTCGCGCGCTGCTGGAATCGCGCCTGCTGGCGGTGCGCGGTCGCTGGGAACGCGTGGATGGCGTGGAGCACCTGATCGCCGGCGATCTCGAGGACCTCAGCGGCCTGCTGGGCGGGCTGTCGCTGCCATCGCGCGATTTCCACTGA
- a CDS encoding amidohydrolase: MSTISPELQALAPEMAQWRQRIHAWPELGFEEARTSALVAEVLESLGLEVHRGLGGTGMVAVIDSGVPGPSIGLRADMDALPMDEQNDLPFRSQRPGVAHTCGHDGHTAALLGTARHLVAHPPKTGRVVLVFQPAEEGGRGAIRMIDDGLFGRFHCDEVYAFHNMPLLGFGEGSVRTGATLQSLGVFEIAIEGVGGHAAAPHRATDPLQVAARLAVEISGIVGRHIDPMEAALINVGMLQAGTTHNIIPASASLAGTIRALSTGVHDQLLARLRTLCEGFAAMSGCTIDLQLPHYCPPCVNAQEQAALAAEAMGEVLGADNVKTDLRAFPFSDDFSYMLERWPGAYLFLGMESAMCHHPTYRFDDNLLPVAAAVFDRIVRKRLG; this comes from the coding sequence ATGTCGACCATTTCCCCCGAATTGCAGGCGCTTGCGCCCGAGATGGCGCAGTGGCGCCAGCGTATCCATGCCTGGCCGGAGCTCGGCTTCGAGGAGGCGCGCACCTCGGCGCTGGTGGCCGAAGTGCTGGAATCGCTTGGCCTCGAGGTGCATCGCGGCCTCGGGGGTACCGGCATGGTGGCGGTGATCGACAGCGGCGTGCCCGGGCCATCGATCGGCCTGCGCGCGGACATGGATGCGCTGCCGATGGACGAGCAGAACGATCTTCCGTTCCGCTCGCAGCGGCCCGGCGTCGCCCACACCTGCGGGCACGACGGCCACACCGCGGCGCTGCTGGGCACCGCGCGCCACCTGGTCGCGCATCCGCCGAAGACCGGGCGCGTGGTGCTGGTGTTCCAGCCGGCGGAAGAAGGCGGCCGTGGCGCGATCCGGATGATCGACGACGGCCTGTTCGGGCGCTTCCACTGCGACGAGGTCTACGCCTTCCACAACATGCCGCTGCTGGGCTTCGGCGAGGGCAGCGTGCGCACGGGCGCGACCCTGCAGTCGCTGGGGGTGTTCGAGATCGCGATCGAGGGCGTGGGCGGGCACGCCGCGGCACCGCACAGGGCGACCGATCCGTTGCAGGTGGCAGCGCGGCTGGCGGTGGAGATCTCCGGCATCGTCGGCCGCCACATCGACCCGATGGAAGCGGCGCTGATCAACGTCGGCATGCTGCAGGCCGGCACCACCCACAACATCATCCCCGCCAGCGCCTCGCTTGCCGGCACCATCCGCGCGCTGTCGACCGGGGTGCACGACCAGCTGCTCGCGCGGCTGCGTACGCTGTGCGAGGGCTTCGCGGCGATGTCCGGCTGCACCATCGACCTGCAGCTGCCGCATTACTGCCCGCCGTGCGTCAACGCGCAGGAGCAGGCCGCGCTTGCCGCCGAGGCGATGGGCGAGGTGCTCGGCGCCGACAACGTGAAAACCGACCTGCGCGCGTTCCCGTTCTCCGACGACTTCAGCTACATGCTCGAACGCTGGCCGGGCGCGTACCTGTTCCTCGGGATGGAAAGCGCGATGTGCCACCACCCGACCTACCGCTTCGACGACAACCTGCTGCCGGTGGCCGCGGCGGTGTTCGACCGCATCGTGCGCAAGCGGCTGGGCTGA
- the lexA gene encoding transcriptional repressor LexA, whose product MSSPLSPRRAAILAFLRERAAEGRPPSLAEIAAQFGFASRSAAQKHVHALAEAGLIEHAAGHARGIRLATNERPDLLALPVLGRVAAGQPIGADIGLDQQLWLDRGLFALRPDYLLRVQGDSMIDDGILDGDLVGVHRSADARDGQTVVARLDGEITIKRLEKRRDRLRLLPRNPAHAPINVLAGVDFAIEGLFCGLLRQG is encoded by the coding sequence ATGTCCTCGCCATTGTCTCCACGCCGTGCCGCCATCCTTGCCTTCCTGCGTGAGCGGGCCGCCGAGGGCCGGCCGCCGAGCCTGGCCGAGATCGCCGCGCAGTTCGGCTTCGCCTCGCGCAGTGCCGCGCAGAAGCACGTGCATGCGCTGGCCGAAGCGGGGCTGATCGAACACGCCGCCGGCCATGCCCGCGGCATCCGCCTGGCCACCAACGAGCGCCCGGACCTGCTGGCCCTGCCGGTGCTGGGCCGGGTGGCGGCCGGCCAGCCGATCGGCGCCGATATCGGCCTGGACCAGCAGCTGTGGCTGGACCGCGGGCTGTTCGCGCTGCGCCCGGACTACCTGCTGCGGGTGCAGGGCGATTCGATGATCGACGACGGCATCCTCGATGGCGACCTGGTTGGCGTGCACCGCAGTGCCGATGCCCGCGATGGCCAGACCGTGGTCGCCCGGCTCGATGGCGAGATCACCATCAAGCGGCTGGAGAAGCGGCGCGACCGCCTGCGCCTGCTGCCACGCAATCCGGCGCATGCGCCGATCAACGTGCTGGCGGGTGTGGATTTCGCCATCGAAGGGCTGTTCTGCGGCCTGCTGCGGCAGGGTTGA